In Phycisphaerales bacterium, the following are encoded in one genomic region:
- a CDS encoding sulfotransferase encodes MSTGYTQMRLSPQQIQRRRKVVDPVQQAFEQGRLAEAHELATAGLKKMPGDAQLHLFLAAIAERTGDVEQVRHHGRKALNQGPNAGAFTVLSRLERRAANTELALELCDRALELVPGDVPLRIHRAGCLEEAGRTDEARAVVDDMVSQLESRNQPLPPHLQFERAKLSVQAGEYDRAIDIIDGLHRAVDTPRELRSAAWHLKAKALDRAGRYAEAFGAATAGNEVDRRPFDPDAYERQTTAIIEMWSKENMATFPESSCDSEVPVFIAGMPRSGTSLLDQIIHAHSKAAGVGELDTLERFFAQVMAAYRPEAPEGKRFGSLNRFKWTRAAEDYVREIRKTAPDDARIANKAIGNTRIAGLLARLFPNTRIIHIRRDPRDVAISCYMGAFNNMAMPWTTRLDWVARAYEQTERLMDHWKRTLDVPFLEVRYEDMVRDPATQLPRIIDFLGLEWDDACREFYKTKRTLRTLSYDQVNRPLYTSSVGRHANYAGQISGVDFPAYP; translated from the coding sequence ATGAGCACCGGCTATACCCAGATGCGGCTGAGCCCGCAGCAGATCCAGCGGCGCCGGAAGGTCGTCGATCCCGTACAGCAGGCCTTCGAGCAGGGCCGCCTGGCCGAAGCGCACGAACTGGCCACGGCGGGCCTCAAGAAGATGCCCGGCGATGCGCAGCTGCACCTGTTCCTCGCGGCCATCGCCGAGCGCACCGGCGACGTCGAGCAGGTCCGCCATCACGGCCGCAAGGCGCTCAACCAGGGCCCCAATGCCGGGGCATTCACGGTGCTCAGCCGGCTGGAGCGCCGAGCGGCCAACACCGAGTTGGCGCTCGAATTGTGCGACAGGGCGCTCGAACTCGTGCCGGGCGACGTGCCGCTGCGGATCCATCGAGCTGGGTGCCTGGAAGAGGCCGGCCGCACCGACGAGGCCCGCGCGGTGGTGGACGACATGGTTTCCCAGCTCGAATCGAGGAACCAGCCACTACCGCCGCACCTCCAATTCGAGCGCGCCAAGCTCAGCGTGCAGGCGGGCGAGTACGACCGCGCGATCGACATCATCGACGGGCTGCACCGCGCCGTCGACACGCCGCGCGAGCTGCGATCCGCGGCGTGGCACCTGAAGGCCAAGGCGCTCGACCGCGCCGGCCGCTATGCCGAGGCGTTCGGGGCCGCGACGGCGGGCAACGAGGTGGATCGAAGGCCGTTCGATCCCGATGCCTACGAGCGGCAGACCACGGCCATCATCGAGATGTGGTCGAAGGAGAACATGGCGACGTTCCCCGAGAGCTCGTGCGACAGCGAGGTTCCGGTGTTCATCGCGGGCATGCCACGCTCGGGCACCAGCCTGCTCGACCAGATCATCCACGCTCACTCCAAGGCCGCCGGCGTGGGCGAGCTCGATACGCTGGAACGCTTCTTCGCGCAGGTGATGGCCGCGTACAGGCCCGAGGCGCCCGAGGGCAAGCGGTTCGGCAGCCTGAATCGATTCAAGTGGACGCGCGCGGCCGAGGACTACGTGCGCGAGATCCGCAAGACCGCCCCCGACGACGCGCGCATCGCCAACAAGGCCATCGGCAACACGCGCATCGCCGGGCTGCTCGCGCGGCTCTTTCCAAACACGCGGATCATCCACATCCGCCGCGATCCGAGGGACGTGGCCATCTCCTGCTACATGGGCGCCTTCAACAACATGGCGATGCCCTGGACGACGCGGCTGGACTGGGTCGCCCGGGCCTACGAGCAGACCGAGCGGCTGATGGACCACTGGAAGCGAACCCTGGACGTGCCGTTCCTGGAAGTGCGCTACGAGGACATGGTACGCGATCCGGCCACGCAGCTGCCGCGGATCATCGACTTCCTCGGGCTCGAATGGGACGACGCCTGCCGGGAGTTCTACAAGACCAAACGCACGCTGCGGACGCTCAGCTATGACCAGGTGAACCGGCCGCTGTACACCTCTTCGGTGGGGCGCCACGCCAACTACGCCGGGC
- a CDS encoding pyridoxal-phosphate dependent enzyme, translating to MHAYDTILDAIGRTPLVRLNKVVPPGAATVYAKCEFMNPAGSIKDRMAWHIIRRAEEEGLLKPGGTIVENTSGNTGMGAAMVAAARGYRAVFTMPDKMSREKIDGLRSFGAEVIITPTDVPGDSPEHYVNRAKTIARETPNAFYMDQYHSQWNIEAHEQSTGPELFEQSDGGNVDAIVVGTGTGGTISGIGRYFKKKGATTLIVGVDPLGSVHYSIFYTGEPSTPYVYKVEGLGEDIVCRAFDPSVVDEMHQVNDYECFTMARRLIREEGLFCGGSSGGMVHVAVEVAKRLGEGKSVIAICPDSGTRYVTKYLNDEWMKMHGLLEKPRGLGVVGDLIDKGATVITVHEDKPLRDVIDLMRRHGISQVPVTDDAGKPLGMVHEIDILRGLQKDEVNITSPVSAIETQIGGILSPSARVEELYGVFGEQQAAIVVSEGKIIGVLSEIDLIEHLARAGGNGVASGMQPAGV from the coding sequence ATGCACGCCTACGACACCATCCTCGACGCCATCGGCCGCACGCCCCTGGTTCGGCTGAACAAGGTCGTGCCCCCCGGCGCGGCGACCGTCTACGCCAAGTGCGAGTTCATGAACCCCGCGGGCAGCATCAAGGACCGCATGGCCTGGCACATCATCAGGCGGGCCGAGGAAGAGGGGCTCTTGAAGCCCGGCGGGACGATCGTCGAGAACACCAGCGGCAACACTGGCATGGGGGCGGCCATGGTGGCCGCGGCCCGCGGGTATCGCGCGGTCTTTACGATGCCCGACAAGATGAGCCGCGAGAAGATCGACGGCCTGCGCAGCTTCGGGGCCGAGGTCATCATCACTCCCACCGACGTGCCGGGCGACAGCCCCGAGCACTACGTGAACCGCGCCAAGACGATCGCGCGCGAGACGCCCAACGCCTTCTACATGGACCAGTACCACAGCCAGTGGAACATCGAGGCGCACGAGCAGTCGACCGGGCCCGAACTGTTCGAGCAGTCCGACGGAGGCAACGTCGACGCCATCGTGGTGGGCACGGGCACGGGCGGCACGATCAGCGGCATCGGCCGGTACTTCAAGAAAAAGGGCGCCACGACGCTCATCGTCGGCGTCGATCCGCTGGGCAGCGTGCACTACAGCATCTTCTACACGGGCGAGCCCAGCACGCCGTACGTCTACAAGGTCGAGGGCCTGGGCGAGGACATCGTCTGCCGGGCGTTCGATCCTTCGGTGGTCGACGAGATGCACCAGGTCAACGACTACGAGTGCTTCACGATGGCCCGGCGGTTGATCAGAGAAGAAGGTCTGTTCTGCGGCGGGTCCAGCGGCGGCATGGTGCACGTGGCCGTCGAGGTCGCCAAGCGCCTGGGCGAGGGCAAGAGCGTCATCGCGATCTGCCCCGACAGCGGCACGCGCTACGTGACCAAGTACCTCAACGACGAGTGGATGAAGATGCACGGGCTGCTCGAGAAGCCCCGCGGCCTGGGCGTGGTGGGCGACCTCATCGACAAGGGCGCGACGGTCATCACCGTGCACGAGGACAAGCCGCTGCGCGACGTCATCGACCTGATGCGTCGCCACGGCATCAGCCAGGTGCCCGTGACCGACGACGCGGGCAAGCCCCTGGGCATGGTGCACGAGATCGACATCCTGCGCGGCCTGCAGAAGGACGAGGTGAACATCACCAGCCCGGTCAGCGCTATCGAGACGCAGATCGGCGGCATCCTGAGCCCCTCGGCCCGCGTGGAAGAGCTCTACGGCGTGTTCGGGGAACAGCAGGCTGCCATCGTCGTCAGCGAAGGCAAGATCATCGGCGTGCTCAGCGAGATCGACCTGATCGAACACCTGGCCCGGGCCGGCGGCAACGGCGTTGCGAGCGGGATGCAGCCCGCGGGCGTGTGA
- a CDS encoding hexose kinase, with the protein MDDAPARIFTLTLNPCIDMGVEVEKVEPEHKLRCAKPRREPGGGGLNVTRAIAEIGGKSTAVFPAGGKVGDLLKFLVGFYCTGKSCDQRGVPVHAPTRENVIVTETSTGNQFRFNMPGAELSDDEADACLEALVDGVGSIEGGGLAVISGSLPPGVEPPFVRTIIERVRAVGGRVVVDSSGPALREALGMGVCMVKPNRRELADTVSNMDPDEADPAVVGAAAIELAQKHNITYVLVSMGGDGAVLAMKDGYAYCKAPKVDVKSATGAGDSMVAAAVLAIERGCTPEEILRDGVAAGAAAAITPGTELLKRPDFERLRDSMPMPKMTRAAARAKA; encoded by the coding sequence ATGGACGACGCCCCGGCCCGCATCTTCACCCTCACCCTCAACCCCTGCATCGACATGGGGGTCGAGGTCGAGAAGGTCGAGCCCGAGCACAAGCTCCGCTGCGCCAAGCCCAGGCGTGAGCCCGGCGGCGGGGGGCTGAACGTCACCCGGGCCATCGCCGAGATCGGGGGCAAGTCGACGGCGGTCTTCCCCGCAGGCGGCAAGGTGGGCGACCTGCTCAAGTTCCTCGTGGGCTTCTACTGCACGGGCAAGTCCTGCGACCAGCGGGGCGTACCCGTACACGCGCCCACCCGCGAGAACGTCATCGTCACCGAGACAAGCACCGGCAACCAGTTCCGCTTCAACATGCCCGGCGCCGAACTGAGCGACGACGAGGCCGACGCGTGCCTCGAGGCCCTGGTCGACGGCGTCGGCTCGATCGAAGGCGGCGGGCTGGCGGTTATCAGTGGCAGCCTGCCCCCGGGCGTCGAACCGCCGTTCGTGCGGACCATCATCGAACGCGTGCGAGCGGTCGGCGGCCGCGTCGTCGTAGACAGCTCGGGCCCCGCGCTGCGAGAGGCCCTCGGCATGGGCGTGTGCATGGTCAAGCCCAACCGCCGGGAACTGGCCGACACCGTGAGCAACATGGATCCTGACGAGGCCGACCCCGCCGTCGTGGGCGCCGCGGCCATCGAACTCGCCCAGAAGCACAACATCACCTACGTCCTGGTCAGCATGGGCGGAGACGGCGCCGTTCTGGCCATGAAGGACGGCTACGCGTATTGCAAGGCGCCCAAGGTCGACGTCAAGAGCGCCACTGGTGCGGGCGACAGCATGGTTGCCGCCGCCGTCCTGGCCATCGAGCGAGGCTGCACCCCTGAGGAGATCCTCCGCGACGGCGTGGCCGCGGGCGCCGCCGCCGCCATCACCCCGGGCACCGAACTGCTCAAGCGCCCCGACTTCGAGCGGCTGCGTGATTCGATGCCCATGCCCAAGATGACGCGAGCCGCAGCAAGGGCCAAGGCATGA
- a CDS encoding carboxypeptidase M32 produces the protein MSKYAELCAYGRQGATLKSVAALLAWDQETYMPRASGDARAEQMALLAGMMHERGTSSELGDLISAAEDATLNDQQRACVREFRRDYDRRTKLPKALVEELARTGSKAQDIWKDARKNNDFKTFEPWLGKMVDLSRQKAEAYGYEGELYDALLDEYEPNATAKEVESVFTPLGEKLSALVKELTESGHAPDDAPTKVHAPEDRQHALGMHVLKAIGFDLDAGRLDITTHPFCEGLAPGDTRLTTRYDEKYFPGALYGTMHEAGHGMYEQGLPKGGTHEGPGGEQINSFGTPLADDISLGIHESQSRMWENMVGRSRPFWRWIYQEACDQFAELGKYGEEEVYRAVNIVRPTYIRVEADEGTYNLHVMLRFGIERAMLSGDLSVGDLPGAWNEHFKELLGLDVPNDTNGCLQDVHWSFGLFGYFPTYTLGNLYAAQFWQKIRQDLPGLEDEFAKGDFGRLKKWLNENIHAHGRRYGAGELCEKVTGRPLESQPLMDYLGGKLREVYKL, from the coding sequence GGAAACCTACATGCCCAGGGCTAGCGGCGACGCCCGTGCCGAACAGATGGCGCTCCTGGCGGGCATGATGCACGAGCGCGGTACGTCGAGCGAACTTGGCGACCTCATCTCGGCCGCCGAGGACGCAACATTGAACGACCAGCAGCGCGCGTGCGTTCGCGAGTTTCGGCGTGACTACGACAGACGTACGAAGCTGCCAAAGGCGCTTGTCGAAGAGCTCGCAAGGACGGGCAGCAAGGCCCAGGACATCTGGAAGGACGCGCGGAAGAACAACGATTTCAAGACCTTTGAGCCCTGGCTTGGCAAGATGGTCGACCTGTCGCGGCAGAAGGCCGAGGCGTACGGCTACGAGGGCGAGCTGTACGACGCCTTGCTCGACGAGTACGAGCCCAACGCGACGGCGAAGGAAGTCGAGAGCGTGTTCACACCTCTTGGCGAGAAGCTCTCAGCACTCGTCAAGGAACTGACCGAGAGCGGCCACGCGCCCGATGATGCGCCGACGAAGGTGCACGCGCCCGAGGACCGCCAGCACGCACTGGGCATGCACGTGCTCAAGGCCATCGGCTTCGATCTGGACGCCGGACGGCTGGACATCACGACGCACCCCTTCTGCGAGGGGCTCGCGCCGGGTGACACGCGGCTCACGACGCGATACGACGAGAAGTACTTTCCCGGAGCCCTCTACGGCACGATGCACGAGGCCGGGCACGGCATGTACGAGCAGGGCCTGCCCAAGGGCGGCACGCACGAGGGCCCCGGCGGCGAGCAGATCAATAGCTTCGGGACGCCGCTGGCCGACGACATCTCGCTGGGCATCCACGAGAGCCAGAGCCGCATGTGGGAGAACATGGTCGGGCGCAGCCGGCCGTTCTGGCGGTGGATCTATCAGGAAGCGTGCGACCAGTTCGCCGAGCTTGGCAAGTATGGCGAGGAAGAAGTCTACCGCGCGGTGAACATCGTGCGGCCGACGTACATCCGAGTCGAGGCCGACGAGGGCACCTACAACCTGCACGTCATGCTGCGCTTTGGTATCGAGCGGGCGATGCTCTCGGGCGATCTGTCCGTCGGCGACCTGCCGGGCGCTTGGAACGAGCATTTCAAGGAACTGCTTGGCCTGGACGTGCCCAACGACACCAACGGCTGCCTGCAGGACGTGCACTGGAGCTTCGGGCTGTTCGGCTACTTCCCCACCTACACGCTGGGAAATCTCTACGCCGCCCAGTTCTGGCAGAAGATCAGGCAGGATCTGCCGGGGCTCGAGGACGAGTTCGCCAAGGGCGACTTTGGCCGGCTCAAGAAGTGGCTGAACGAGAACATCCATGCGCACGGCCGGCGGTACGGCGCTGGCGAGTTGTGCGAGAAGGTGACGGGACGGCCGCTGGAGAGCCAGCCGTTGATGGATTACCTGGGCGGGAAGCTGCGCGAAGTTTACAAGCTCTAA